One segment of Erigeron canadensis isolate Cc75 chromosome 2, C_canadensis_v1, whole genome shotgun sequence DNA contains the following:
- the LOC122587025 gene encoding PHD finger protein ALFIN-LIKE 4-like encodes MDGGGQYNPRTVEEVFRDFKGRRAGMIKALTTEVEEFYQQCDPEKENLCLYGFPSEIWEVNLPAEEVPPELPEPALGINFARDGMQDKDWLSLVAVHSDAWLLSVAFYFGARFGFDKADRKRLFTMINELPTIFEVVNGTAKKSQKANHSSTKSKSNSKGREQDSQGRYSKQQPPPPPAIKDDDEEGLDDEDDDEHGETLCGACGENYASDEFWICCDLCEKWFHGKCVKITPARAEHIKQYKCPSCSSNKRARP; translated from the exons atggaTGGTGGGGGTCAGTATAATCCTCGAACAGTTGAAGAAGTATTTAGGGATTTCAAGGGCCGCCGTGCCGGAATGATTAAAGCTCTTACTACcg AGGTTGAAGAATTTTACCAGCAGTGTGATCCTG AAAAGGAGAACCTGTGTTTGTATGGTTTTCCTAGTGAGATATGGGAGGTCAATTTACCCGCTGAAGAGGTGCCACCAGAACTCCCAGAACCGGCACTGGGTATTAACTTTGCTAGAGATGGGATGCAAGATAAGGACTGGCTATCTTTGGTTGCTGTCCATAGTGATGCTTGGTTGCTATCTGTTGCCTTCTATTTTGGTGCAAGATTTGGATTTGATAAAGCTGACAG GAAGCGATTGTTCACCATGATAAATGAGCTCCCGACAATATTTGAGGTTGTAAATGGCACTGCAAAAAAAAGCCAGAAGGCTAATCACAGTAGTACCAAATCGAAGTCAAACTCGAAAGGG CGGGAACAAGATTCTCAGGGGAGATACTCAAAGCAGcagccaccaccgccaccagcaattaaagatgatgatgaagaggggttggatgatgaagatgacgaCGAGCATGGGGAAACCTTGTGTGGGGCATGTGGTGAGAATTACGCATCGGATGAGTTCTGGATATGTTGTGACCTCTGCGAGAAGTGGTTCCATGGCAAGTGTGTGAAGATCACCCCAGCCAGAGCTGAACACATCAAGCAGTACAAGTGCCCATCATGCAGCAGCAACAAAAGAGCTCGCCCTTGA
- the LOC122588375 gene encoding solute carrier family 25 member 44-like, with protein MNSTNCIEEDQELSISTSSSADDDQILVEEIEWKMLDKTKFLILGAGLFSCVSAALYPVVVLKTRQQVVSSSSPPHHHHLSSTSLKTILRYEGLRGLYRGFGTSLIGTVPARALYMTALEVTKSNVGTSALELGFPEPTAAAIANAMAGLTAALAAQLVWTPIDVVTQRLMVQGSTSTTTNNMLKMSMYVNGINAFRKIMRADGPRGLYRGFGISVLTYAPSNAVWWASYSVAQRLVWGGVGSYLCRKYEDGNGVVALIRPDATTVMAVQGVSAAMAGGVSALVTMPLDTIKTRLQVLDSSNDDNNARKGPSVGQTVRILVREGGWMAFYRGLGPRWASMSMSATTMITTYEFLKRLSTKSRESLT; from the exons ATGAATTCTACAAACTGTATAGAGGAGGACCAAGAATTATCAATATCAACCTCATCATCTGCAGATGATGATCAGATACTAGTTGAAGAAATAGAATGGAAAATGCTGGATAAAACAAAGTTTTTGATCCTGGGTGCAGGGCTGTTTTCGTGTGTATCTGCTGCACTTTACCCCGTGGTTGTATTAAAAACTAGGCAACAAGTagtttcatcatcatcaccacctcACCATCATCATTTATCTAGTACTAGCTTAAAAACCATCCTAAGATATGAAGGTTTACGCGGCCTTTATCGAGGGTTTGGCACTTCCTTAATTGGCACGGTCCCAGCCCGAGCCTTGTACATGACCGCCCTCGAGGTTACCAAGAGTAATGTGGGTACGAGTGCACTTGAGTTGGGGTTTCCCGAACCAACTGCTGCTGCTATTGCTAATGCAATGGCTGGTTTGACTGCCGCATTGGCTGCGCAGCTTGTTTGGACACCTATTGATGTCGTTACCCAACGGCTAATGGTGCAAGGTAGTACTAGTACCACTACTAATAATATGTTGAAAATGTCTATGTATGTGAATGGGATCAATGCTTTTAGAAAGATCATGCGTGCAGATGGGCCGAGAGGTCTGTATAGAGGTTTTGGTATATCCGTTTTGACTTATGCACCTTCAAATGCGGTTTGGTGGGCTTCCTACTCTGTGGCTCAAAGACTTGTTTGGGGTGGAGTCGGGTCGTATTTGTGTAGGAAATATGAGGATGGGAACGGTGTTGTAGCTTTAATTAGGCCTGATGCAACGACTGTAATGGCGGTTCAAGGTGTTAGTGCGGCTATGGCAGGAGGTGTGTCCG CTTTGGTTACAATGCCTTTGGATACCATCAAGACGAGGTTGCAAGTACTTGATAGTAGTAATGATGATAACAACGCAAGGAAAGGACCGAGTGTTGGACAAACTGTGAGGATTTTAGTAAGAGAAGGCGGATGGATGGCTTTCTATAGAGGCTTAGGTCCGAGATGGGCTTCCATGTCCATGTCCGCGACAACGATGATCACAACATACGAGTTTCTCAAACGACTCTCGACTAAGAGTCGAGAAAGTTTGACATGA
- the LOC122589329 gene encoding DEAD-box ATP-dependent RNA helicase 13-like: protein MRGRKSMKRDSAQLDRFDSLPWTSSLPNTEDDPFSALAGLNDFEGGVLSLEEIDESEYGLELPVTNGKKRKREESKAVGEITQDDKKKKKKKKKKKKKKKKDEGAKESSVDNEQEAVTGEDDKKEQEQQPDDSEYHYAWYELRLHPLLMKSISRLNFKEPTPIQKACIPAAAHQGKDVIGAAETGSGKTLAFGLPILQRLLDERDKFQRQVITRDENIVSKGLLRALIITPTRELALQVTDHLKQVAIGTDVRVVPIVGGMSTEKQERLLKARPEIVVGTPGRLWELMSGGDVHLVELHSLSFFVLDEADRMIDNGHFHELQSIIDMLPMIREGHAEDTENCVTASGFQRKKRQTFVFSATIALSSDFRKKLKRGSVKAKLDGELNSIEALSERAGMRSNAAIIDLTNASIMPNKLEESFIECKEEDKDACLYYVLSVHGHGRTIVFCTSIAALRHISSLMKILNVNVWTLHAQMQQRARLKAIDRFRGHDHGILVATDVAARGLDIPGVRTVVHYQLPHSAEVYVHRSGRTARASADGCSIALISPKEASKFTSLCKSFSKESFKQFPIEASYMPEVLKRLSLARQIDRVLRKESQDKADKSWFQRNAESIDLIVEENDSEEERVNSIRKKKSSSAQLKNLQQELNSLVSRPLQPKSFSSRYLAGAGISPLLQLQFEELARQKRGDSANQGDNKRRMVVIGQNCVEPLTALRSSGQEISMDTKAAVEKRRNLDNLRRMRKEDKKRLHDQKRKQRKKLKAGGD, encoded by the exons ATGAGGGGTCGAAAATCAATGAAACGGGACTCTGCTCAACTCGACCGGTTTGACTCCCTTCCATGGACCTCATCTCTCCCAAACACCGAAGACGACCCCTTTTCTGCCCTAGCCGGATTGAACGATTTCGAAGGAG GTGTGTTGTCTCTTGAAGAGATTGATGAATCGGAGTATGGATTGGAGCTTCCTGTCACAAATGGGAAGAAACGGAAAAGGGAAGAAAGCAAGGCTGTTGGCGAAATCACACAAGAtgacaagaagaagaagaagaagaagaagaagaagaagaagaagaagaagaaagatgaaGGGGCCAAGGAATCTTCTGTGGATAATGAACAAGAGGCTGTTACAGGTGAGGATGACAAAAAGGAGCAAGAGCAGCAGCCAGATGACAGTGAATATCATTATGCATGGTATGAACTCAGGCTTCATCCATTGTTAATGAAGTCCATATCCAGGCTCAACTTTAAGGAACCCACACCCATACAGAAAGCTTGTATCCCCGCCGCTGCTCATCAGGGAAAG GATGTCATTGGGGCTGCCGAGACAGGGTCCGGTAAAACTTTGGCGTTTGGATTACCGATTTTACAACGTCTCCTTGACGAAAGGGACAAGTTCCAGAGGCAGGTTATTACTAGGGATGAAAATATAGTCTCCAAAGGTCTTTTAAGAGCACTTATTATTACTCCCACTAGGGAGCTTGCCCTTCAG GTCACAGATCATCTGAAGCAAGTGGCCATAGGGACAGATGTTAGGGTTGTTCCAATTGTTGGAGGAATGTCAACAGAAAAACAAGAACGCCTTCTCAAAGCAAGGCCTGAAATTGTCGTTGGAACTCCAGGGAGGCTATGGGAGTTGATGTCAGGTGGAGACGTTCATCTTGTTGAG TTACATTCATTGTCATTTTTTGTTCTGGATGAGGCTGACCGGATGATAGATAATGGTCATTTTCATGAGTTGCAGTCAATAATTGACATGCTACCAATGATTAGAGAAGGCCATGCAGAGGATACTGAAAATTGTGTGACAGCATCAGGATTTCAAAGGAAGAAAAGACAGACTTTTGTGTTTTCTGCTACCATTGCCTTGTCTTCTGATTTTAGGAAAAAGCTCAAACGGGGATCCGTGAAAGCAAAATTGGATGGTGAACTAAATTCAATTGAAGCACTTTCTGAACGAGCTGGGATGCGCTCTAATGCTGCTATAATTGATCTGACAAATGCATCAATTATGCCAAATAAACTTGAGGAGTCATTTATCGA GTGCAAAGAGGAAGATAAAGATGCGTGTTTATATTATGTTTTGTCTGTACATGGGCATGGACGCACTATTGTGTTTTGCACATCGATTGCAGCCCTGCGTCATATTTCTTCTCTTATGAAGATTCTCAATGTTAATGTTTGGACCCTTCATGCACAGATGCAACAGCGTGCCCGCCTCAAG GCAATTGATCGTTTTCGTGGACATGACCATGGCATTCTTGTTGCTACGGATGTGGCAGCTAGGGGTCTTGATATTCCTGGTGTTCGGACTGTTGTCCATTACCAACTTCCCCATTCTGCAGAA GTTTATGTTCATAGAAGTGGCAGAACAGCTAGAGCTTCTGCTGATGGGTGCAGCATTGCTCTGATATCCCCAAAGGAAGCCTCCAAATTTACTTCTTTGTGCAAATCATTTTCAAAG GAAAGTTTTAAGCAGTTCCCTATAGAGGCTTCATACATGCCTGAGGTTTTGAAGAGGCTATCTCTTGCACGACAAATAGACAGGGTTTTGCGAAAGGAATCACAG GACAAGGCTGATAAAAGTTGGTTTCAACGTAATGCTGAGTCGATCGATCTGATTGTAGAGGAAAATGACAGTGAGGAGGAACGAGTGAATAGTATCAGGAAAAAGAAATCAAGTTCTGCCCAACTAAAAAATCTACAACAG GAGCTTAATTCACTGGTTTCTCGCCCTCTGCAACCCAAATCATTTTCAAGTCGATATTTGGCAGGG GCTGGTATTTCGCCACTCCTCCAACTACAGTTCGAAGAATTAGCGAGGCAGAAGCGTGGTGACTCTGCAAACCAAGGAGATAACAAGAGGAGAATGGTTGTTATTGGCCAGAATTGTGTTGAACCTCTCACAGCACTCAGGAGTAGTGGCCAAGAG ATTTCCATGGATACTAAAGCGGCTGTAGAAAAACGAAGAAACTTGGACAACCTACGAAGAATGAGGAAAGAAGATAAAAAAC GATTGCATGATCAAAAGAGAAAGCAGCGGAAAAAGCTAAAAGCAGGAGGTGATTAA